Genomic DNA from Nitrosospira lacus:
GACTCGTCGAAGATTGTTCAGAGATCTCTTAGATCGGGCACGATATCCACATCAGCGGGGAAGGGATTTTTGTCTCCCGGCCGTACGCGTCCCAAAAATGCGATGTTATTAAGCCTGGCACTCTGATAATCAATCAGTGCATCACCTATCATCAGCACACGTTCTGGCGGAAGATTATGGCCGGACAATATATTCCCGATCAGCGTTTGTTTTGGCGTGGGAGAGCCGCATACCCCGGTGAAATAGGATGCAAGGCCCCGGCGTGCAACAATTGTATTAAGTTCTGCTTCCGGCGTACCGGATGCAATGAACAAGGGTATTCTCGCGGCCTCTTTACGAATCAGCTCGGCTGCACCAGGCACGGTCTCGCTTGCAATCACGGCCTCAACCACCAGTTCAGAGAAACGTCGATCCAGTTGTTGCTCTTCATCCGGTGTCAGCGGAGGTCTGTCCAATAAATATTCCTGAAAATAATGGAATTTCTGGTAGCGCGACATGCCGCCGTTTGCGCGGTGATATTGCATCACCGCAGTCATCACTGTTTCCCCATGGGTTCGATAGAGATTACCGAAGGCTTCTGTTTTGATGTCCCCGGACTCCACTACTACACCATCGAAATCGAAAATGATGGCTTGCCAGTGCCCGGTCTTCATGCTTTGTTGGCAGATGCCGAAGGTGTGGCATCGTCATCGTCGCTGGAGTGATGCATGGTTTTGTGAATATCCCTGAGGCAATCAAGCAGGCCCTGGCCGAGATCGACATGCTCGTTAAGCACCAGCTTGCGGCCGATGCGGGGTTGAAATGCGTAGGGAGTTACCTCATAGTGATGCACCGCATTGCCTTCGTCGAAATTCAATGCTATTTCCCAAGGCATGATTTCCGAGATCATCGTCATGACATCCTTGATCCGCAACCGCTCCTGTCCGGTCAGGATCAAATGGCGGTTGGCGAACTCCGGCGACAGCACCTGTACGCTCATGCGCGCCGCATCCTCCACATGGATGTACTCGCGGAGCGCTTCACCGGTACCATGATAGGTTATCGAATGCCGTTCAACGGCTTCGTGCAGCATCCGGTAGATCCCGTTGCGGGCATCGGCACGCCTGCCGTACAAAGATCCATAGCGCAAAATACTATAATCCAGTCCGTAGCGCTCATGATAGGTTTCTATAAAGCGCTCTGCCGCCTGCTTGCTGGCACGGTAAAACGAACCGGACTCGGAATAAACATAAATCGTGCTGGCGAAGACGAAGCGGCGAGCCCCGGCGAGACGGGCGGCTTCCAGCGCGTGCATATTACCCAGTACATTGATCGTGGCGGTAGCCAGCGGCTTGTCATGAGCTTCATCGATATCCGCGATCGCGGCAAAATTATAGACCACGTCTACACCCCTGGCTGCTTCCGTCACCTGATCGAGATCCATGATGTCGCCAATGATCATTTCCTGATCCTGACCCTGATAACGTGAGGGACACCGGTCAAACAGGCGCACCCGGTACCCGGCAGCGGATAATGCGTCAGCAACATGACTGCCAAGAAAACCACTGGCGCCATACACGATAGCGATTTCGTTAGCCATTCCTGTTTTACCTGTCTTTCATTAAGCCAGCTTTAATCAGACCTTGCCACAGATTTTCCGCAGCTTCCACTTCCATGCGATGGCGCGATTCCCTGGCAAGAGAACCAATGTGTGAGGTGAGAATAGCATTGTCGCATTTGATCAATAGACCATGATAAGGTTCTTGCTCGAAAACATCGAGTGCGGCTGCACCTAGCTGCCCGGAAGTGAGGGCCTCAGCGAGGGCGGTTTCGTCTATAAGGCCGCCGCGAGCCGTATTGATCACCACGGCACCGCGCTTCATGCGCGCGATGGTCTTCCCATCCAGTAAATGGTGAGTGTCAGCGTCATAAGTCAGGTGCAGGCTGATGATATCCGCCTCTGCCAGAAGCTTTTCTAGTGATACTAGTTCTATTCCTTGCGGTGACTGGTTTACATAGGAATCATGTGCTACAACCCTGGCATCAAAAGCCTGGCACAAACGGGCAACCCGTCGCCCGACGCGCCCCAAGCCAACGATGCCTACCGACTGGGCGGCGAGCAGCTGGCCCTGAGTTCTTGGCCACTCTCCCGCACGCAGCTGCCGATCGATCTGGCATATCCGCCGCAACGCAGCCAATATCAGACCCATGGTAAGCTCAGCCACTGCTTGGGCTGGCGCCTCCGGGGTATTCAGCACAGCGATTCCGTGGCGCTTTGCTGCCGCAAGATCGACACTGTCCAGACCGCTCCCGCAGCGGGAGACCACTTTCAGTTTTTTTGCGGATGCGAAAACACGTTCTGTCAGGGGCTCTATACCCGCTATCATCCCTACGGCATCTGCACCCAGCAATTCGATAGTTTCATCTTCGGTTAGTTTGCGTTTATAGGGATTGCCGACAATATGCATGCCCTCACTTTGCAAATGCTGAATATGGAGATTGTTGTCCACATCAAACGACGAAGTGGAAATAACAAGCTTGCTCATAGTGTCGCCCTTATATTCCGCATATGACCCCGGCAAAGTGTGTCTAGGATGCGAATATCCAAACCATAGCCAAGAAAGTTGAAGCCAGCGTCAATATTGCGCCGCAATGCCTCCGGATCCGGCTCAACTACGTGAATGCCTCCAGGCTTGCCTAACCGGTGTCCGGCCTCCCGCACTTGTTCTATCGCGGATTCGACGTCCGGATAATCGAGTTCGCCGGGCCGCCCCATGGAACCGGATAAATCGTAAGGACCGATGATATAGGCGTCAATGCCGGGAACGGAAAGAATGGAGTCAATGGCGTTGACTGCGTCTATATGTTCGATCATGACCACGATGACGGCGTTATCTTCCAGCCACTGCCGGTATTGTTGAAATCGTGCGCCATAACCTTGAGCGCGCGCCAGGCCGACTCCGCGCCGGCCACGCGGCGGATAATAAACAGCCTGCACCGCGGCTTCGGCGTCAGCGGCGGTTTTGACCATGGGGACCATTACACCTGCCGCACCGGCGTCCATAACCCGCTTGATCTGGTCAGGGTGATTCGATGTCAGTCGTACGATTGCCGGACACTGTTGACCATCGAGGACTTGAATCATCATTTGCACTTCGCTGAGTTCCAGAACGCTGTGCTCCGTATCCAGTACCAGCCAGTCAAACCCGGCGGCAGCCATGATTTCGGCAATTGCCGGATGTCCTAACGTGACCCATGAGCCGATGGTTAGGGCATTCCGGGCCAGTTTTGATTTTAATTGCATAGTGCTCCTTAAGGAAAACGACTTGAATATATTGCGGAGAGTACCTGATTCAATACGAGCCCAGCAGGGGGTCCGCTTCCATCAATCCGGCCACACGCTCCAGATCAGCCTGCGTGTCCACCGCTTGAGTATTGAAGCTCGTTCTCACCATCTTCACGCGATAACCATGCTCCAGCAGACGTAGCATGTCCACGGACTCCAATTGCTCCAATGGAGTGGACGGCAACCGGGCGAACTCGATCAATGTCTTACGCCGGAATGGGATAATGCATACCTGTTTGTAGGCGCACGGATGCACAAAATCCGATTGAGAGGACTGAGTGGAAGCCGGAGCGGTCGGTATCGGTTGCCGCGACATATATAAGGCATCACCCTGTTGATTCATCACCACTTTAATAGTGTTGACGTCATAGAAGTCCGCTTTGTTATCGATACTGCGCACCAGGTTGACACAGCCCAGTTGCGGATCATGGCGGAATGGCTCGACCGCGGCGTCAATCATCTCCGGATGGGTCATCGGTTCGTCGCCCTGTACCATAACAATAAGTTCCGCATCAATCCCGGCGGCAGCTTCCGCAACCCGGTCACTGGCGCGCTCATGAGTGTCAGCAGTCATTATTACGGGAGCGCCAAATCCCTGCGCCGCCCGCCGGATTTCTTCGTCGCAGGTGGCTATGTAAGTAGCATCGAGGGCTTTACTCAGGGCAACGCGTTTGTAAACATGTTCCAGCATGGTTCGGCCCAACAGTCTTGAAAGCGGTTTGCCGGGAAAACGCGACGAACCCATCCGTGCTGGTATTACAGCAATTGTTTTCATTGGTTATTCACATTCATTGGAGTTTTAGATTTGCAGAGATGCTCTTCTCCATTTGATCGCCCCTGGTTCAGTCCCATGAGTCAGTGGTAATGGAGTTTGTTCACTCTGGTCGCTATCGTACCATCAGAGGAGAGTCTCTGCGATAATTTGAAGTAGTGTCCACCTTGCGAAATCGCTGAATATGCTCTCCGGTGGAGTGGATATCCGGAGATTTTTTGCCCGTTGGACACAGTTGTAAAGCAATGGTCAAGTGTCGCCATGCCCATTGCGTGTTATTGCATATGACTAGAATATGCATATCCACGCATCTTCGATCGACGCCCAGTCAATCATTATCGAGTTCGCTGGCCTGGCTTAGGTGGCCATACTTCTGGCAACTCAAACGCACCACACTGGTAAACGTATATCTGCGAGTGTACAATTACGCCCTTTTTCGTCACTCAAGATTCTGATTATTCGATTAAATGATGAATATACTGCCTGTTGCTGACATGTCGGAGCTAAACGCCTGGGTATGAAAGCCCTATTTTTTCTTCGTCATTATAACGACATTGATCATATAACCCCGGTGATCCACAAGTGGATGGGTTCGGGGCACACGTGCGATATTGTCCTGATAGGCAACTCGCGCTTTCGCAACGACTACCGCATTGAATTTCTGCGCAAGCTTGCTGGAGTGCGCATGGCCTATATTGGCGACCTGTTGCCGCCGGTCGAATTTGCCCGCTGGTTTGTGCAAACGCTGATACTGATCCGCAGCTTGCGGCGCCCCTTCATCGGCCCGGTCATGGCGGCCCTGGCCAAGACCTATGATGCCCGACGGCGGGCACCGGTGTGGCACAGCACCGCGCAGCGGCTGCTCGAGCGCAGCTTCGGCAGTCCCCATGAAGGGACCGGTGAAGGCGTGGTGGTATTTGACTGGATAGAAAGGAACTCCTCCATATGCGTGGAATGGGTCGAGATAGTCCTCTCGACGGCGCGCGCCATGGGACTTGGCACCGTATCGCTGCCGCATGGAGACAGCCCGCACGCGAGCCAGCTGATCCGGCGGCGGGAACTGCGCCTGGAGCCCGACACCACATTTGCCAATGCGGGCATATTCGACAAAGTAGTAGTGCCCAACGAACTGTGCTCGGTGCGATTTCGGCCCTTCATGGACAACCGGAAGCTGGCCGTCCTGGGCTCGCCGCGCTACTGCGACGAATGGCTGGCCAAACTGGCCACCCTGATGCCGCCCTCGCCGCTGACGCGTTCGGCGAGCCGGCTCAAAGTCGTCATTTTTCTGAGGAAGAGCAACTTCTCCACCTTCTGGGAAGAAGTGGGCGAAGTAGTGCGCATCGTTGCCGGCTTTCCCGGAGTGGAACTGATCATCAAGCCGCACACGCGCGGGGGCTGGCAGCAATCCCTGACCCGGGACCCCTCTGTGCGGCGCCTGGCGAACGTGAGCGTGGCGGGCAACATCCACTCCATCCACCTCATGAACTGGGCGGACGTCATCATTGACCTGGCCACCTCGGTGGTATTTGAAGCGGTCAAGGCAAAGAAGCCGGTCCTGGCAGGGGACTACCTGCATGCGGGCCGCTCCGCCCTGGCGGAATACCTGCCGGAGACGGAACTGCGCTGCCGGGATGACGTATATCGGCAGATCGAAGGATTTCTTAGCCACGGCTGCGACAATTTTTACATTGAAGCGCATCATCAGCGCTTTGTGAAGGAAATGATCGAGGTGGGGGACCCGGATGTACTATCCCGCTACGTGGCGCTACTGGAAGGGCAAGTGCGGCCACGGGCCAGCCGGGATCAGCCTTGTCCGGAGGAACGCGCCGTGAACTTCGCCTGTGGATGACGCCCATATGGATGGGAGCTCAGGGCCTCGCAGGCAAGGTCTTTCGAAAGGCTGTTAAAGTTTGCCAATGAGATGAATCCCCGGTTATCGCTGTCTATTGCTTTAGCTACCTACAACGGTGAGCGCTACATCCGGAGCCGCTCGGCAGTATCGCCGGACAGACCCATATACCTGACGGTTCAGGTTAATTTTTTCAACCCAAGGCGTTAATCTAAGAGGGTATTATCAATTGGAGGGGTAAGATGCGAGTAACCATACTTGGATGCACCGGCGGTGTGGCGGCGGATTTAAGAAGCACTTGCCTGATGCTGGACGATGATATTCTGGTTGATGCGGGTACCGGCGCAGGTGATTTAACAGTGTGCCAGATGCTGCGGGTGGACACGGTGTTTCTTACCCATTCCCATCTTGACCATGTTGCACTGCTGCCGATGCTGGCTGACGTTGCGGGACCACGCCGGGATACGCCGCTCACGGTTTATGCCTTGCCTGAAACAATTGCCATCCTCAAACAGGATATGTTCAATTTCCGCCTCTGGCCGGATTACACCGTCCTGCCTTCGCCGGAAAAACCCTACGTCGTATTCCGGTCCATCACTGTGGGGCAGACGGTGGAATTATCGGGAAGAAAAATCACTCCGTTACCGGTGCGCCATGCTGTACCCGGAGTTGCCTATCAGCTTGACAGCGGCAATGCAAGTTTTGTCTTCAGCGGTGATACGACCTACCATGAGCCATTCTGGAATGCGCTGAACGCAATCAGCAATCTGCGCTACCTGATGATTGAGGCAACGTTTCTCAACTGCAATACGGCAGGCGCAGAGGCCTCCGGCCATATGCGTCCGGAGTTGCTGGCAAAAGGTTTAAATCAACTTAACAAGGCAGTACGTCTTTTGATCACTCATATGGAACCCGGCAATGAGGATGCCACGATGGCGGAAATTCAGACAGCAGCAGGAGAATTCAAACCGGAAAAATTGAAGCGCGGGCAGGTATTCGAGTTTTAAGGAGTTCTAATAGGCTTCCGATCCGGTCCCGGCTGCATGTTCCACGGAGGCCCAAATTTTACGCCTTCCGGTTTTCCTATAACCATTTCTTCCAACGAAACAGAGCCAGCATTCCCACGCTGATTGTGGCCATGATTCCCAGCACCACGAAAAATCCCAACTCCGAGTCCAGTCCCGGCAAGTGTTTAAAGTTCATGCCGTAGATTCCCGCAATCAATGTCAGCGGCATGAATATGGTTGTGATAACAGTAAGGACTTTCATCACTATGCTGATGCGGTAGCTTACGCTGGACACGTAGATGTCGAGCATGCCGGCTGTCAGGTCGCGCAGGGACTCGACCGATTCGATAATGTGAATGATGTGATCGTATACATCC
This window encodes:
- a CDS encoding 3',5'-cyclic-nucleotide phosphodiesterase is translated as MRVTILGCTGGVAADLRSTCLMLDDDILVDAGTGAGDLTVCQMLRVDTVFLTHSHLDHVALLPMLADVAGPRRDTPLTVYALPETIAILKQDMFNFRLWPDYTVLPSPEKPYVVFRSITVGQTVELSGRKITPLPVRHAVPGVAYQLDSGNASFVFSGDTTYHEPFWNALNAISNLRYLMIEATFLNCNTAGAEASGHMRPELLAKGLNQLNKAVRLLITHMEPGNEDATMAEIQTAAGEFKPEKLKRGQVFEF
- a CDS encoding 3-deoxy-manno-octulosonate cytidylyltransferase — translated: MKTIAVIPARMGSSRFPGKPLSRLLGRTMLEHVYKRVALSKALDATYIATCDEEIRRAAQGFGAPVIMTADTHERASDRVAEAAAGIDAELIVMVQGDEPMTHPEMIDAAVEPFRHDPQLGCVNLVRSIDNKADFYDVNTIKVVMNQQGDALYMSRQPIPTAPASTQSSQSDFVHPCAYKQVCIIPFRRKTLIEFARLPSTPLEQLESVDMLRLLEHGYRVKMVRTSFNTQAVDTQADLERVAGLMEADPLLGSY
- a CDS encoding NAD-dependent epimerase/dehydratase family protein, translating into MANEIAIVYGASGFLGSHVADALSAAGYRVRLFDRCPSRYQGQDQEMIIGDIMDLDQVTEAARGVDVVYNFAAIADIDEAHDKPLATATINVLGNMHALEAARLAGARRFVFASTIYVYSESGSFYRASKQAAERFIETYHERYGLDYSILRYGSLYGRRADARNGIYRMLHEAVERHSITYHGTGEALREYIHVEDAARMSVQVLSPEFANRHLILTGQERLRIKDVMTMISEIMPWEIALNFDEGNAVHHYEVTPYAFQPRIGRKLVLNEHVDLGQGLLDCLRDIHKTMHHSSDDDDATPSASANKA
- a CDS encoding HAD family hydrolase, whose protein sequence is MKTGHWQAIIFDFDGVVVESGDIKTEAFGNLYRTHGETVMTAVMQYHRANGGMSRYQKFHYFQEYLLDRPPLTPDEEQQLDRRFSELVVEAVIASETVPGAAELIRKEAARIPLFIASGTPEAELNTIVARRGLASYFTGVCGSPTPKQTLIGNILSGHNLPPERVLMIGDALIDYQSARLNNIAFLGRVRPGDKNPFPADVDIVPDLRDL
- a CDS encoding phosphoglycerate dehydrogenase, which produces MSKLVISTSSFDVDNNLHIQHLQSEGMHIVGNPYKRKLTEDETIELLGADAVGMIAGIEPLTERVFASAKKLKVVSRCGSGLDSVDLAAAKRHGIAVLNTPEAPAQAVAELTMGLILAALRRICQIDRQLRAGEWPRTQGQLLAAQSVGIVGLGRVGRRVARLCQAFDARVVAHDSYVNQSPQGIELVSLEKLLAEADIISLHLTYDADTHHLLDGKTIARMKRGAVVINTARGGLIDETALAEALTSGQLGAAALDVFEQEPYHGLLIKCDNAILTSHIGSLARESRHRMEVEAAENLWQGLIKAGLMKDR
- a CDS encoding HpcH/HpaI aldolase family protein, which codes for MQLKSKLARNALTIGSWVTLGHPAIAEIMAAAGFDWLVLDTEHSVLELSEVQMMIQVLDGQQCPAIVRLTSNHPDQIKRVMDAGAAGVMVPMVKTAADAEAAVQAVYYPPRGRRGVGLARAQGYGARFQQYRQWLEDNAVIVVMIEHIDAVNAIDSILSVPGIDAYIIGPYDLSGSMGRPGELDYPDVESAIEQVREAGHRLGKPGGIHVVEPDPEALRRNIDAGFNFLGYGLDIRILDTLCRGHMRNIRATL